One window of Saimiri boliviensis isolate mSaiBol1 chromosome 4, mSaiBol1.pri, whole genome shotgun sequence genomic DNA carries:
- the PGK2 gene encoding phosphoglycerate kinase 2: protein MSLSKKLTLDKLDVRGKRVIMRVDFNVPMKKNQITNNQRIKASIPSIKYCLDNGAKAVVLMSHLGRPDGVPMPDKYSLAPVAAELKSLLGKDVLFLKDCVGAEVEKACASPAPGSVILLENLRFHVEEEGKGQDPSGKKFKAEPDKIEAFRASLSKLGDIYVNDAFGTAHRAHSSMVGVNLPQKASGFLMKKELDYFAKALENPVRPFLAILGGAKVADKIQLIKNMLDKVNEMIIGGGMAYTFLKVLNNMEIGSSLFDEEGAKIVKDIMSKARKNGVKITFPVDFVTADKFDENAQVGQATVASGIPPGWMGLDCGPESNKNHAQVVAQAKLIVWNGPLGVFEWDAFAKGTKALMDEIVKATSKGCVTIIGGGDTATCCAKWNTEDKVSHVSTGGGASLELLEGKILPGVEALSNM from the coding sequence ATGTCTCTTTCTAAGAAGTTGACCTTAGACAAGCTGGACGTTAGAGGGAAGCGAGTCATCATGAGAGTAGACTTCAATGTTCCCATGAAGAAGAACCAGATTACAAATAACCAGAGAATCAAGGCTTCCATCCCAAGCATCAAGTACTGCCTGGACAATGGAGCCAAGGCAGTGGTTCTTATGAGTCATCTAGGTCGGCCTGATGGTGTTCCCATGCCTGACAAATATTCTTTAGCGCCTGTTGCTGCTGAGCTCAAATCCTTGCTGGGCAAGGATGTTCTGTTCTTGAAGGACTGTGTAGGCGCAGAAGTGGAGAAGGCCTGTGCCAGCCCAGCACCTGGTTCAGTCATTCTGCTGGAGAACCTGCGCTTTCAtgtggaggaagaagggaagggccAGGATCCTTCTGGAAAGAAGTTTAAAGCTGAGCCAGATAAAATAGAAGCTTTCCGAGCATCACTTTCCAAGCTAGGAGACATCTATGTCAATGACGCTTTTGGCACTGCGCACCGGGCTCATAGTTCCATGGTGGGAGTGAATCTGCCCCAAAAAGCATCTGGATTCCTGATGAAGAAGGAACTAGATTACTTTGCTAAAGCCTTGGAAAACCCAGTGAGGCCCTTTCTGGCTATACTTGGTGGAGCCAAAGTGGCAGACAAGATCCAACTCATCAAAAATATGCTGGACAAAGTCAATGAGATGATTATTGGTGGTGGAATGGCTTATACCTTCCTTAAGGTACTCAACAACATGGAGATTGGTTCTTCCCTGTTTGATGAAGAGGGAGCCAAGATCGTCAAAGATATCATGTCCAAAGCACGAAAGAATGGTGTAAAGATTACTTTTCCCGTTGACTTTGTTACTGCTGACAAGTTTGATGAGAACGCTCAGGTAGGACAAGCCACTGTAGCATCTGGCATACCTCCTGGCTGGATGGGTTTGGACTGTGGTCCTGAGAGCAACAAGAATCATGCCCAAGTTGTGGCTCAAGCAAAGCTAATTGTGTGGAATGGGCCTTTAGGGGTATTTGAATGGGATGCCTTTGCTAAGGGAACCAAAGCCCTTATGGATGAAATTGTGAAAGCCACTTCCAAGGGCTGCGTCACTATTATAGGGGGTGGAGACACTGCTACTTGCTGTGCCAAATGGAACACTGAAGATAAAGTCAGCCATgtcagcactggaggcggtgccaGTCTAGAGCTTTTGGAAGGTAAAATCCTTCCTGGAGTAGAGGCCCTCAGCAACATGTAG